Genomic window (Saccharothrix australiensis):
GCAGGCCGCGAGGTGCTCCTCGAACACGAGGCGCTCCGCGTCGGTCACGGCGTCGAGCACGTAGGCGCCGATCAGCGTGTGCGCTTCGGCGCGCGTGGTGTCGTCGGTCACCGGGTCACCCCCAGGCAGTCGCGGAGTCTGATCAGCCCGTCGCGCATCCTGGTCTTGACCGTGCCCAACGGGATGCCCAGCAGGGCGGCGGTCTCCGGGTAGGTGTGGCCCTGGAAGTAGCTGAGCAGGATGGACTCCCGCTGGACGTCGGTCAGCGTCGACAGGCACCGCCGGACCTGCCGCCGCTCGAACCGCGCGGCGACCTGCTCGCTCACCGCGTCGAAGGGCGTCTCGGCGTCGCGCCGGGCGGCGGCGTCCTCCCGCCGGGTCGCGGCACGGGCCGACCGGACGCGGTCCACCGCGCGGTGGTGCGCCATCGTCATCACCCACGCCGGCGCGCTGCCCCGCGCCGGGTCGTAGCGACCGGCCGTGCGCCACACCTCCAGCAGCACCTCCTGCGTGACCTCCTCCGCCTGGGCGTGGTCCCGCACCACCCGCAGGACGAGGCCGAAGACCTTGCCCGCCACGGCGTCGTACAGCCGCTCGAACGCGCCCTCGTCGCCGCGCGCCACCCGCCCGACCAGCTCCTCGGTCGACACGTCGGCCGGGACGTCGGGCACGGCCCGGAGATCGCGCTCGCGGCTGCCCGTCACGTCCCCTCCCCGGTCGACCGCCCTCGACAGGTGTTCGTCGGC
Coding sequences:
- the sigK gene encoding ECF RNA polymerase sigma factor SigK, with protein sequence MTGSRERDLRAVPDVPADVSTEELVGRVARGDEGAFERLYDAVAGKVFGLVLRVVRDHAQAEEVTQEVLLEVWRTAGRYDPARGSAPAWVMTMAHHRAVDRVRSARAATRREDAAARRDAETPFDAVSEQVAARFERRQVRRCLSTLTDVQRESILLSYFQGHTYPETAALLGIPLGTVKTRMRDGLIRLRDCLGVTR